One Roseomonas sp. OT10 DNA window includes the following coding sequences:
- a CDS encoding Bug family tripartite tricarboxylate transporter substrate binding protein, whose protein sequence is MKVQRRAFLQLPAALTLAGPAAAADAWPSQPIRFICPFAAGGPTDVAARLVADALGPVLPQRVVVENRTGSGVVIGTEATAKAPRDGYTFLYSTVAHAVLRPLFPNLSFDPVKDFQPVALVGTIPMLLMVNKDVPARNLQELIALFRASPGKFNYGSSGAGGAVHLATELFLQQAGNLKVNHIPYRGAAPAMPDLLNGNLTMFLNVASDGVTSVQRGQTRALAVSASHRLPQLPDVPTFGEAGLAGFEAYTWHMLFAPAGTPMQIVQGMNAAVNRVMGEERMRQRFTEMTIEPNAASTPESAARWLQAEIAKWEPLVRAAGITAG, encoded by the coding sequence ATGAAGGTCCAACGACGCGCGTTCCTGCAACTGCCCGCCGCCCTCACCCTGGCCGGCCCGGCCGCCGCGGCCGATGCCTGGCCCAGCCAGCCGATCCGCTTCATCTGCCCCTTCGCGGCCGGCGGCCCCACCGACGTCGCCGCCCGGCTGGTCGCGGATGCGCTGGGACCGGTCCTGCCACAGCGCGTCGTCGTCGAGAACCGCACCGGCTCGGGCGTGGTCATCGGCACCGAGGCGACGGCCAAGGCGCCGCGCGACGGCTACACCTTCCTCTACAGCACGGTGGCGCATGCCGTGCTGCGGCCGCTCTTCCCCAACCTCAGCTTCGACCCGGTCAAGGACTTCCAGCCGGTCGCGCTGGTCGGCACCATCCCGATGCTGCTGATGGTGAACAAGGACGTCCCCGCGCGGAACCTCCAGGAGCTGATCGCACTGTTCCGCGCCTCGCCCGGCAAGTTCAACTACGGCAGCTCCGGCGCGGGCGGGGCGGTGCACCTGGCGACCGAGCTGTTCCTGCAGCAGGCCGGCAACCTCAAGGTGAACCACATCCCCTATCGCGGCGCGGCGCCGGCGATGCCGGACCTGCTGAACGGCAACCTCACCATGTTCCTCAACGTCGCCTCGGACGGCGTGACCAGCGTCCAGCGCGGCCAGACCCGGGCGCTCGCCGTCAGCGCGTCGCACCGCCTGCCGCAGCTTCCCGACGTGCCGACCTTCGGCGAGGCCGGTCTGGCGGGCTTCGAAGCCTATACTTGGCACATGCTCTTCGCACCGGCCGGCACCCCGATGCAGATCGTCCAGGGCATGAACGCGGCCGTGAACCGTGTGATGGGCGAGGAGCGCATGCGCCAGCGCTTCACGGAGATGACCATCGAGCCGAACGCCGCCTCGACGCCGGAAAGCGCCGCGCGATGGCTGCAGGCCGAGATCGCGAAGTGGGAGCCGCTGGTGCGCGCGGCCGGCATCACGGCCGGCTGA
- a CDS encoding alpha/beta fold hydrolase, translating into MTAPSPSGDRPGLLLLPGLICDAALWQAQLGPLGEVARVAVADLTLDDSIAAMAARALAAAPDRFALAALSMGGYVAFEMLRQAPERITRLALLDTSAAPDSAARASQRRAGIDSLHYGRFAGVTRRLLPQLVHPALVDGPVGDMLRAMAARVGGEAFLRQQQAILGRVDSRPLLAEIRIPTLVAVGDSDVLTPPAEALEMHLGIVTSRWHLFRRCGHLPPLEHPDETTQVLLDWLSWPVEG; encoded by the coding sequence ATGACCGCCCCATCTCCATCCGGCGACAGGCCCGGCCTGCTCCTGCTTCCGGGCCTGATCTGCGATGCGGCACTCTGGCAGGCCCAGCTCGGCCCGCTGGGCGAGGTTGCGCGCGTGGCGGTGGCGGACCTGACGCTGGACGACAGCATCGCCGCCATGGCCGCGCGCGCCCTCGCCGCCGCGCCGGACCGCTTCGCCCTCGCCGCGCTGTCGATGGGCGGCTACGTCGCCTTCGAGATGCTGCGCCAGGCGCCGGAGCGCATCACGCGCCTGGCGCTGCTGGACACCAGCGCCGCCCCGGACAGCGCGGCGCGGGCCTCGCAGCGCCGCGCCGGCATTGACTCGCTGCATTACGGCCGCTTCGCCGGCGTGACCCGGCGGCTGCTGCCGCAGCTCGTGCATCCTGCGCTGGTGGACGGGCCGGTGGGCGACATGCTGCGGGCCATGGCGGCCCGGGTGGGCGGAGAGGCCTTCCTGCGGCAGCAGCAGGCCATCCTGGGCCGCGTCGATTCACGCCCGCTGCTGGCGGAGATCCGCATCCCCACCCTGGTCGCGGTGGGCGATTCCGACGTGCTCACGCCGCCGGCCGAGGCGCTGGAGATGCATCTGGGCATCGTCACATCGCGCTGGCACCTGTTCCGGCGATGCGGCCACCTGCCGCCGCTGGAGCATCCCGACGAGACCACCCAGGTCCTGCTCGACTGGCTGTCATGGCCGGTGGAAGGATGA
- a CDS encoding Bug family tripartite tricarboxylate transporter substrate binding protein — translation MHRRSLLAGLALGPTAALPRPGLAQGAAGGWRPSRPVTMLVPFAAGGPTDVMARLLALRMSERLGRPIAVENVGSAGGIVGTQRLARATPDGHTFGLGHMGTHAANLSFYRRLPYDPVADFEPIGQYATNPMILGVNPSVAGNAQELLAWIAAHPGQMMVANAGNGSVSYLGALLFDRVFQAKATLVPYRGAGPALQDTVNGVTHAVVDQALTVIPQAQSGGLKGICVTVPRRLPQLPDLPSSAEIGKPEFDIAVWNGAFVPKGTPPEIVRSLAATLSETLDDALIRERFATLAVEIPPAAERGPEPLRRLIASEIVRWRQVAADAGVTPE, via the coding sequence ATGCACCGACGCTCCCTGCTCGCCGGACTGGCCCTAGGCCCGACGGCAGCCCTGCCCCGCCCCGGCCTGGCGCAGGGCGCGGCCGGCGGCTGGCGCCCCTCGCGCCCCGTCACCATGCTGGTGCCCTTCGCCGCGGGCGGGCCCACGGACGTCATGGCCCGCCTCCTCGCCCTGCGCATGTCCGAACGCCTCGGCCGGCCGATCGCGGTCGAGAATGTCGGCAGCGCCGGCGGCATCGTCGGCACCCAGCGCCTGGCCCGGGCCACGCCGGACGGCCATACCTTCGGGCTCGGCCACATGGGCACCCATGCGGCGAACCTCTCCTTCTACCGCCGCCTCCCCTACGACCCGGTCGCGGACTTCGAGCCGATCGGGCAATACGCCACCAATCCGATGATCCTCGGCGTGAACCCCTCCGTCGCCGGCAATGCCCAGGAGCTGCTGGCCTGGATCGCGGCGCATCCTGGCCAGATGATGGTCGCCAATGCCGGCAACGGCTCCGTCTCCTATCTCGGCGCGCTGCTCTTCGACCGTGTCTTCCAGGCCAAGGCGACGCTGGTGCCCTATCGCGGCGCGGGGCCGGCGCTGCAGGACACGGTGAACGGCGTCACCCATGCGGTGGTGGACCAGGCGCTGACCGTCATCCCGCAGGCGCAGTCGGGCGGGCTGAAGGGCATCTGCGTCACCGTGCCGCGGCGCCTGCCGCAGCTTCCCGACCTGCCCAGCTCTGCCGAGATCGGCAAGCCGGAGTTCGACATCGCCGTCTGGAACGGCGCCTTCGTCCCGAAGGGGACCCCGCCCGAGATCGTGCGCTCCCTGGCCGCGACGCTGAGCGAGACCCTGGACGACGCCCTGATCCGCGAGCGCTTCGCCACCCTGGCGGTGGAGATCCCGCCCGCCGCGGAGCGTGGCCCGGAGCCGCTGCGCCGCCTGATCGCGAGCGAGATCGTCCGCTGGCGCCAGGTCGCCGCCGATGCGGGGGTGACGCCGGAGTAA
- a CDS encoding GntR family transcriptional regulator produces MASADNTTKSRDGQGVDRIRQALRAAILERALPPATRLPEATLAEAFGVSRTVIRGALAQLAGEGLVEVRANRSNTVAMPGEAEAEEVFATRASLEVLLLGRIGHSLTVDQIGLLRENVVLHRAAIGKPEAIRLGGEFHLLLASFNPPGVLRRYVEELVFRSSLVLASRGPARAEDAHSSVNEHQRIVDALDAGDVAEAANVMDRHLRSIGSRVSEPRSDRSTTDLSERLMRYRPAY; encoded by the coding sequence ATGGCCTCCGCCGACAACACGACGAAAAGCCGCGACGGCCAGGGGGTGGACCGCATCCGCCAGGCCCTGCGCGCCGCGATCCTGGAACGCGCGCTTCCCCCTGCCACGCGCCTGCCCGAAGCCACCCTCGCCGAGGCCTTCGGGGTAAGCCGCACCGTCATCCGCGGCGCCCTGGCGCAGCTCGCCGGCGAGGGGCTGGTGGAGGTCCGGGCCAATCGCAGCAATACCGTTGCGATGCCGGGCGAGGCCGAGGCGGAGGAGGTCTTCGCCACCCGGGCCAGCCTGGAGGTGCTGCTGCTCGGCCGTATCGGCCACAGCCTGACCGTGGACCAGATCGGGCTGCTGCGTGAGAACGTCGTCCTGCACCGGGCGGCGATCGGCAAGCCAGAGGCGATCCGCCTCGGCGGCGAGTTCCACCTCCTCCTCGCCTCGTTCAACCCGCCGGGCGTGCTGCGGCGCTACGTGGAAGAACTCGTCTTCCGCTCCTCCCTGGTCCTCGCCAGCCGGGGGCCGGCGAGAGCCGAGGACGCGCATTCCTCCGTCAACGAACACCAGAGGATCGTCGACGCGCTCGATGCTGGAGACGTCGCTGAGGCCGCCAACGTGATGGACCGCCATCTCCGCAGCATTGGCTCCAGGGTTTCTGAGCCGAGGTCAGATCGCTCGACGACCGACCTCTCGGAACGCCTCATGCGATACAGGCCAGCCTACTGA
- a CDS encoding Bug family tripartite tricarboxylate transporter substrate binding protein yields MLSRRLLLAAPAALAGPALAAPALAQPGTWPTRPVRIIVPFPPGGSQDVLTRILAEKLGERLRQSFVVENRAGANGLIGLDTVAKSRPDGHTFGVGGVGQIVIAPYLYSMPFDLRRDLVPVAMVWDYANVAVAAPEHLHVPDLAALVAWAKAQPQGVFYAISSVGTPGHLCTALFCERAGIKGTHMAVRGGAGIQLALTQGEAAFTLDGGVPAFAGAIQQKALKAFAVTSAERWPGMEDVPTMAEAGFPDFVITAWTGLMAPTGTPAEAIAILQAAIEEIVKDAPTRARALAAGGRLLSAPPAAVQARMEAEGPLWRDIIQRTGTKVE; encoded by the coding sequence ATGCTGTCTCGCCGTCTCCTGCTCGCGGCCCCCGCCGCCCTGGCCGGTCCCGCCCTGGCCGCGCCCGCGCTGGCGCAGCCCGGCACTTGGCCCACGCGCCCGGTCCGGATCATCGTCCCCTTCCCGCCCGGCGGCTCCCAGGACGTGCTGACGCGCATCCTGGCCGAGAAGCTGGGCGAGCGGCTGCGCCAGAGCTTCGTCGTGGAGAACCGGGCCGGGGCGAACGGCCTGATCGGGCTCGACACCGTCGCGAAGAGCCGGCCCGACGGCCACACCTTCGGCGTGGGCGGCGTCGGGCAGATCGTCATCGCCCCCTACCTCTATTCCATGCCCTTCGACCTGCGGCGCGACCTTGTGCCGGTCGCCATGGTCTGGGACTACGCCAACGTCGCCGTCGCCGCGCCCGAGCATCTCCACGTCCCCGACCTGGCGGCGCTGGTCGCCTGGGCCAAGGCGCAGCCGCAAGGCGTGTTCTACGCGATCTCGAGCGTCGGCACGCCGGGGCATCTCTGCACCGCGCTGTTCTGCGAGCGGGCGGGCATCAAGGGCACGCACATGGCGGTGCGCGGCGGCGCGGGCATCCAGCTCGCGCTGACCCAGGGCGAGGCGGCCTTCACGCTGGACGGCGGCGTGCCCGCCTTCGCCGGGGCGATCCAGCAGAAGGCGCTGAAGGCCTTCGCGGTGACCAGCGCCGAGCGCTGGCCGGGGATGGAAGACGTGCCCACCATGGCCGAGGCGGGCTTCCCCGATTTCGTCATCACCGCCTGGACCGGCCTCATGGCGCCGACCGGCACGCCGGCCGAGGCGATCGCCATTCTCCAGGCCGCGATCGAGGAGATCGTGAAGGACGCGCCGACCCGCGCCCGGGCTTTGGCGGCGGGCGGGCGGCTGCTCAGCGCCCCGCCGGCGGCGGTGCAGGCGCGCATGGAGGCCGAGGGGCCGCTGTGGCGCGACATCATCCAGCGCACCGGCACGAAGGTGGAGTGA
- a CDS encoding Bug family tripartite tricarboxylate transporter substrate binding protein, whose product MRPVLPAAGTVPAASRRLLLGAALGTLARPAIGQPAYPSHPVRIVVPFPPGGALDVLTRILAEKLTARLGQSVVVENRAGAAGLVGLNAVAKAPPDGYTLGVGVVGSLLINRFLYRMPFGPNDLAPIALTWDYANVAVASPKHVAAPDLKALVEWARAQPGGIFYAISSVGTTGHLSTALFCQRAGITAQHVAVGGGAGIQLALTQGQAAFTLDGGVPAFAGAIRGGELRAYAVTSAERWPGLDEVPTMAEAGFPDFVITSWTGFVAPAGTPRPIIDRLAAALNEVTEDEDARRRAFAIGGRLIRSTPEEMQARMEREAPIWEGVVRSAGVKVE is encoded by the coding sequence ATGCGGCCCGTCCTCCCCGCCGCCGGCACCGTCCCGGCAGCGTCCCGACGCCTCCTGCTGGGCGCCGCGCTCGGCACCCTGGCGCGGCCGGCCATCGGCCAGCCGGCCTATCCCTCGCACCCTGTCCGCATCGTCGTGCCCTTCCCGCCGGGCGGGGCGCTCGACGTCCTCACCCGCATCCTGGCGGAGAAGCTGACGGCGCGGCTCGGCCAGTCGGTCGTGGTGGAGAACCGGGCTGGCGCCGCTGGCCTCGTCGGGCTCAACGCCGTCGCCAAGGCGCCGCCCGATGGCTACACGCTGGGCGTGGGTGTCGTCGGCTCCCTCCTCATCAACCGCTTCCTCTACCGCATGCCCTTCGGGCCGAACGACCTCGCGCCCATCGCCCTCACCTGGGACTACGCGAACGTCGCCGTCGCCTCGCCGAAGCATGTCGCGGCGCCGGACCTGAAGGCGCTGGTCGAATGGGCCAGGGCGCAGCCGGGCGGCATCTTCTATGCCATCTCCAGCGTGGGCACGACCGGCCACCTCTCCACCGCGCTCTTCTGCCAGCGCGCCGGCATCACCGCCCAGCACGTCGCGGTGGGCGGCGGCGCGGGCATCCAGCTCGCGCTCACCCAGGGCCAGGCCGCCTTCACCCTTGATGGCGGCGTGCCGGCCTTCGCCGGGGCGATCCGGGGGGGCGAGCTCCGCGCCTATGCGGTGACCAGCGCCGAGCGCTGGCCGGGGCTGGACGAGGTGCCGACCATGGCGGAGGCGGGCTTCCCCGATTTCGTCATCACCTCCTGGACGGGCTTCGTCGCCCCCGCCGGCACGCCGCGCCCGATCATCGACCGGCTGGCCGCCGCGCTGAACGAGGTGACGGAGGACGAGGATGCGCGCCGCCGCGCCTTCGCCATCGGCGGGCGGCTGATCCGGTCGACACCCGAGGAGATGCAGGCGCGCATGGAGCGCGAGGCGCCGATCTGGGAGGGCGTGGTCCGCAGCGCGGGGGTGAAGGTCGAGTAG